In Prunus dulcis chromosome 1, ALMONDv2, whole genome shotgun sequence, the following are encoded in one genomic region:
- the LOC117615602 gene encoding cytochrome b-c1 complex subunit 6-like, with product MADEELVDQKKYLEESCQPKCVKPLIEYQACVKRVEADNNGEKHCTGQYFDYISCVDKCVAPKLFGALK from the exons AT GGCGGATGAAGAACTCGTTGATCAGAAGAAGTATCTTGAGGAGTCTTGCCAGCCTAAATGTGTGAAGCCTCTGATTGAATATCAa gCATGTGTTAAGAGGGTTGAAGCTGATAACAATGGCGAGAAGCATTGTACAGGCCAATACTTTGATTACATATCTTGTGTTGACAAATGT GTTGCGCCGAAGTTATTCGGAGCACTCAAGTAG
- the LOC117615601 gene encoding protein WHAT'S THIS FACTOR 1 homolog, chloroplastic, with product MVVIMHFRNPRLVQYFVRNFSLWSMKKDPYLESALSKNRRWIVNNQIKNIILRCPDQVATVRFIQKKFKTLDLQGKALNWLKKYPCCFQVYLQGDGYYCQLTKRMMGLVEEEESVKDMQEYVFVERLTKLLMMSSNKRLNVVKLNELKRNLGFPDDYLIRLVPKYSDMFQIVNYSGRRSSMEIELVSWNPDLAVSAIEASAHKQGTEPCFTCSLPSTWVKSWERFHEFNATPYISPYLDSKGLVEGSKEMEKRTVGLVHELLSLTLWKKASIAKLGHFKREFFLPEKLNVLLLKHPGIFYVSNKYQIYTVLLREGYNGQGLVDKDPLVVVKEKFGELMQEGLHEYNRRRHSVNLEKKKKKGMVLGRPNEGKDRSSEMSNPDDQGDRGGLFDPEERKRFYKVLFDDGAR from the coding sequence atggtTGTTATAATGCACTTTCGGAACCCAAGACTTGTTCAATACTTCGTTCGGAACTTTTCTCTGTGGTCAATGAAGAAGGATCCATATCTTGAATCAGCGCTGTCTAAGAATCGCCGATGGATAGTgaataatcaaataaaaaacatcaTCCTGAGGTGCCCTGATCAAGTAGCAACAGTGAGATTCATTCAGAAGAAGTTCAAGACCCTTGATCTCCAAGGAAAGGCTCTCAATTGGCTCAAAAAGTACCCATGCTGCTTTCAAGTCTATTTGCAGGGTGATGGGTACTACTGCCAGCTAACAAAACGAATGATGGGTTTGGTGGAAGAGGAAGAATCTGTTAAAGACATGCAGGAATATGTGTTTGTTGAGAGATTAACAAAGTTACTTATGATGAGCTCCAATAAAAGACTAAATGTTGTCAAGCTTAATGAACTAAAGCGGAACTTAGGTTTTCCAGATGACTATTTGATTAGACTTGTGCCAAAATATTCTGATATGTTTCAGATTGTTAATTATAGTGGGCGACGGAGTTCGATGGAGATTGAGCTTGTGTCTTGGAATCCAGATTTAGCGGTTTCTGCTATTGAAGCTTCAGCTCACAAGCAAGGAACTGAGCCATGTTTCACATGCTCATTGCCTTCAACTTGGGTCAAGTCATGGGAAAGGTTTCATGAATTTAATGCGACTCCTTATATTTCACCCTACTTGGACTCCAAAGGCTTAGTGGAGGGATCAAAGGAGATGGAGAAGAGGACGGTGGGTTTGGTGCATGAGTTGTTGTCATTGACTCTATGGAAGAAAGCATCAATTGCAAAGCTGGGACATTTTAagagagaattttttttgccaGAGAAATTGAACGTTTTGCTACTCAAGCACCCTGGCATATTCTATGTCTCTAATAAGTATCAGATCTATACTGTCCTTCTTAGAGAAGGTTATAATGGGCAAGGACTGGTAGATAAGGATCCACTTGTTGTTGTGAAGGAGAAATTTGGAGAACTTATGCAGGAGGGGCTTCATGAATATAACCGCAGGCGCCATTCGGTAAAtctagaaaagaagaaaaagaaaggcatGGTTTTGGGTAGACCAAATGAAGGCAAGGACAGGAGCTCTGAGATGTCTAACCCTGATGATCAGGGAGATAGAGGAGGATTGTTTGACCCAGAAGAAAGAAAGCGATTCTATAAGGTTCTCTTTGATGATGGTGCCCGATAA